A window from Planococcus maritimus encodes these proteins:
- the coaE gene encoding dephospho-CoA kinase (Dephospho-CoA kinase (CoaE) performs the final step in coenzyme A biosynthesis.) has product MIIGLTGSIASGKSTVSQMLQELGYPVVDADLVARQVVEPGTQTLKSIEEVFGPEVIRADGSMDRERVGAIIFNDPASRKKLNDIIHPAIRREMLRQRQVFLEAGNETVIMDIPLLFESKLQHMVDKILVVSVSEQEQLKRLMERNGLTEQEAKARIASQLPMSVKEEGADEVLDNNGSIADTKRQLMRILDRWQTIL; this is encoded by the coding sequence ATGATTATTGGATTGACCGGCAGCATCGCGAGCGGTAAAAGCACCGTCTCGCAAATGCTCCAAGAACTGGGGTATCCGGTTGTAGACGCGGATTTGGTCGCCAGACAAGTTGTCGAACCGGGAACTCAAACATTAAAGAGCATCGAAGAAGTATTTGGCCCAGAAGTCATCCGAGCTGATGGTTCAATGGACCGCGAGCGAGTGGGCGCGATTATTTTCAACGATCCGGCTAGCCGAAAAAAATTAAATGACATTATCCACCCGGCTATACGCCGGGAAATGCTCAGACAACGGCAGGTTTTTCTTGAGGCGGGAAATGAAACCGTTATCATGGACATTCCGCTGCTATTTGAAAGCAAATTACAGCATATGGTCGATAAAATATTGGTCGTCAGCGTTTCGGAACAAGAGCAATTAAAACGGTTGATGGAACGCAATGGCTTGACCGAGCAAGAAGCAAAAGCGCGCATCGCTTCCCAATTACCGATGAGTGTCAAAGAAGAAGGAGCAGATGAAGTGCTCGACAACAACGGATCAATCGCCGACACTAAACGCCAATTAATGCGCATATTAGATAGGTGGCAGACAATATTATAA
- the polA gene encoding DNA polymerase I, giving the protein MSKKILLLDGNSLAYRAFFALPLLTNDNGVHTNAVYGFTTMLQKLLEEEKPTHMMVAFDAGKTTFRNEAYSEYKGGRQKTPPELSEQFPYLRQLLSAYQIKQYELNNYEADDIIGTLSLQAEQAGDQVVVVSGDKDLTQLASDSTVVYITRKGITDIEKYTVEHIQEKYGLSPLQIIDMKGLMGDSSDNIPGVPGVGEKTALKLLAKHGSVEGVYEAIEEQKGKMKEKLVENEELAHLSKKLATIERQAPVEVSIGELDYTGPDQDELVRIWNELGFKSLLEKLDYTAEETEKKELHFEVLERVDKSLLEDGMAVHLELYDEHYHSCDLLGVSLASETATYVIPMEVAEQSDEFKTWLEDPSAAKYMSDSKAATAAFLRKGIKIDGVDFDLMLGAYIVNPSLKYTDLSDIVREYGYSDVSTNEQVYGKGAKKKVPEAEDLNEHMARKARAIFNVRPVVVDKLEENEQFDLYDKLELPLAKVLGQMESLGVKVDREQLADMGVELKRKLGMIEQEIYALAGQEFNINSPKQLGVILFEQLGLPAIKKTKTGYSTAADVLEKLEGKHEIIHHILMYRQLGKLLSTYIEGLLKEIHEDGKVHTRFQQALTTTGRLSSTNPNLQNIPVRLDEGRKIRKAFVPSQPGWVMVAADYSQIELRVLAHMSKDESLIEAFQSDMDIHTKTASDVFNVALEDVTSDMRRAAKAVNFGIVYGISDYGLSQNLNITRKEAAEFIEQYLASFPGVQGYMTSIVEQAKKDGFVTTLMNRRRYLPDINSSNFNLRSFAERTAMNTPIQGSAADVIKQAMIEMDTALEREGLQSKMILQVHDELIFEAPAEELEKLMALVPEVMESAVKLNVPLKVDIATGDTWYDTK; this is encoded by the coding sequence ATGTCAAAGAAAATCTTATTGCTCGACGGCAACAGCTTGGCATACCGCGCTTTTTTCGCGCTGCCACTACTGACTAATGACAACGGTGTACATACGAATGCAGTTTACGGATTCACGACAATGCTGCAGAAGCTATTGGAGGAAGAAAAGCCGACACATATGATGGTGGCGTTCGACGCCGGGAAAACGACTTTCCGCAACGAAGCCTATTCAGAATATAAAGGCGGGCGGCAAAAGACTCCGCCGGAACTGTCCGAGCAGTTTCCCTATTTGCGCCAGCTGCTTTCCGCATACCAAATCAAACAATACGAACTCAATAATTACGAGGCGGACGATATTATCGGCACGCTGAGCCTGCAGGCTGAACAAGCAGGTGACCAAGTCGTTGTCGTATCAGGAGACAAGGATTTAACCCAGCTTGCCTCTGATTCGACCGTTGTCTATATCACCCGTAAAGGCATCACCGATATCGAGAAATACACCGTGGAACATATCCAAGAGAAATACGGCCTGAGCCCGCTGCAGATCATTGATATGAAAGGTTTGATGGGTGATTCCTCCGATAATATTCCGGGAGTTCCTGGCGTCGGTGAAAAGACAGCTTTGAAGCTGCTCGCAAAACATGGCTCAGTAGAAGGCGTGTACGAAGCGATAGAAGAACAAAAGGGCAAGATGAAGGAAAAGCTTGTGGAAAACGAAGAGCTTGCGCATTTGTCCAAAAAACTAGCCACGATCGAACGACAAGCGCCGGTCGAAGTGTCGATCGGCGAACTCGATTACACAGGACCCGACCAAGACGAATTGGTGCGTATCTGGAATGAACTTGGGTTTAAATCTTTATTGGAAAAACTAGATTATACGGCGGAGGAAACCGAGAAGAAAGAACTGCATTTCGAAGTGCTTGAAAGGGTCGATAAGAGCTTGCTTGAAGACGGCATGGCGGTCCATTTAGAGCTATATGATGAGCACTATCACAGCTGCGATTTACTGGGCGTCTCTTTGGCATCTGAAACAGCAACATATGTTATCCCGATGGAAGTGGCGGAGCAATCCGACGAATTCAAAACTTGGCTAGAAGATCCATCCGCGGCTAAGTATATGTCGGATTCAAAAGCGGCCACTGCGGCGTTTCTTAGAAAGGGCATAAAAATCGATGGAGTGGACTTCGACTTGATGCTCGGGGCTTATATCGTCAATCCGTCACTAAAGTATACCGACCTTTCGGATATCGTCCGGGAATACGGTTATTCGGACGTGTCGACTAACGAGCAAGTCTACGGCAAAGGCGCAAAGAAAAAAGTTCCTGAAGCTGAGGATTTGAATGAGCATATGGCTAGAAAAGCGAGAGCCATTTTCAACGTGCGGCCTGTGGTTGTTGACAAATTAGAAGAAAACGAGCAATTTGACTTGTATGATAAATTGGAGCTGCCACTTGCGAAAGTGCTCGGCCAAATGGAATCGCTTGGCGTCAAAGTGGATCGTGAACAATTGGCAGACATGGGGGTAGAATTGAAACGTAAACTCGGCATGATCGAGCAAGAGATTTACGCACTTGCCGGACAGGAATTTAATATCAATTCACCGAAGCAACTAGGAGTTATCCTATTCGAGCAGCTTGGCTTACCAGCGATCAAAAAGACCAAAACCGGCTATTCGACGGCTGCAGATGTGCTCGAAAAATTGGAAGGCAAGCACGAAATCATTCATCACATTCTTATGTATCGACAGCTTGGAAAATTATTGTCAACGTATATCGAAGGGTTACTGAAAGAGATTCACGAGGATGGCAAAGTTCATACGCGTTTCCAGCAAGCCTTAACGACGACTGGCAGGCTCAGTTCCACAAACCCGAACTTGCAGAACATCCCGGTACGCCTTGATGAAGGCCGCAAAATCCGCAAAGCCTTCGTCCCATCACAACCGGGGTGGGTCATGGTTGCGGCAGATTATTCACAGATTGAATTGCGTGTGCTCGCCCATATGTCGAAAGACGAAAGTTTGATTGAAGCATTCCAATCAGATATGGATATTCATACCAAAACGGCTAGCGACGTGTTCAATGTAGCGCTTGAAGACGTGACTTCGGATATGCGCCGCGCTGCCAAAGCGGTCAACTTTGGCATTGTCTACGGAATTAGTGACTACGGCTTGTCGCAAAACTTGAACATCACGCGAAAAGAAGCGGCTGAATTTATCGAACAGTATTTGGCCAGTTTTCCAGGAGTCCAAGGCTATATGACATCAATCGTCGAACAAGCGAAAAAAGACGGATTCGTCACGACCTTGATGAACCGCCGCCGCTATTTACCGGACATCAATAGCTCGAATTTCAATTTGCGCAGCTTTGCGGAACGGACGGCGATGAATACGCCGATTCAAGGAAGTGCAGCCGATGTCATTAAACAAGCAATGATTGAGATGGATACGGCACTTGAACGTGAAGGGCTTCAATCGAAAATGATTCTGCAAGTGCACGATGAGTTAATCTTTGAAGCACCTGCAGAAGAATTGGAGAAGTTGATGGCATTGGTTCCAGAAGTAATGGAGTCAGCGGTTAAGCTCAACGTGCCTCTGAAAGTGGATATTGCCACAGGAGATACTTGGTACGATACGAAATAA
- the hflC gene encoding protease modulator HflC, producing MDPKQPFGNSNTTDIFGNKNRAKNPREPREPINFRKHWKTIVISAIVFFTLLIVLTNIYVVKENEYRVVRQFGEVVKVQEDPGIKMKVPFIQSVTTIPKYQMTYDVTEAEINTRDKKRILIDNYAVWHVTDPLSMISNAGTIINAESRMEEFIYSVVRTELGQLNYDEIINDENSSRGSLNDTVTTRVNELLETDQYGIEVVDVRMKRTDLPAENEQAVFTRMISERDSTAQDYLSQGDARKREIEAQADREAQEVIATAKKEAALIQADGEAEAAQIYNESFSKDPEFYELYRSLESYSKTVGEDTVIIMPSDSPYARLLSGNLE from the coding sequence ATGGATCCAAAACAACCATTTGGAAACTCCAACACGACAGATATTTTCGGCAATAAAAACCGTGCCAAAAACCCGAGAGAACCTAGAGAGCCAATCAATTTCCGTAAACACTGGAAAACCATTGTCATCTCGGCAATCGTCTTTTTCACCTTGTTGATAGTGCTGACCAATATTTATGTCGTGAAAGAAAATGAATACCGCGTCGTTCGCCAGTTTGGCGAAGTCGTTAAAGTTCAAGAAGATCCCGGCATCAAAATGAAAGTTCCGTTCATTCAAAGCGTGACGACCATTCCGAAGTATCAGATGACTTATGATGTGACGGAAGCAGAAATCAATACGAGAGACAAAAAGCGAATTCTCATCGATAACTATGCGGTTTGGCATGTGACCGACCCCTTAAGCATGATTTCAAATGCCGGCACGATCATCAACGCTGAATCGCGCATGGAAGAGTTTATCTATTCTGTCGTGCGCACGGAGCTTGGCCAATTGAATTACGATGAAATCATTAACGATGAAAACTCATCGCGTGGCAGCTTGAATGACACGGTGACGACACGAGTCAATGAATTATTGGAAACAGACCAATACGGCATCGAAGTTGTAGATGTCCGCATGAAACGTACCGATTTGCCTGCGGAAAACGAACAGGCGGTATTTACGCGCATGATCTCAGAACGCGATTCAACTGCGCAGGATTACCTGTCGCAAGGCGACGCACGCAAGCGTGAAATCGAAGCTCAAGCCGACCGTGAAGCGCAGGAGGTCATTGCGACAGCGAAGAAAGAGGCGGCCTTGATTCAAGCAGATGGGGAAGCGGAAGCCGCACAGATTTACAATGAATCGTTCTCGAAAGATCCTGAGTTTTATGAGTTATACCGTTCACTCGAATCGTATTCGAAAACGGTCGGTGAAGATACGGTCATCATCATGCCGTCAGATTCGCCTTACGCAAGATTGTTATCCGGAAATCTTGAATAG
- a CDS encoding glyceraldehyde-3-phosphate dehydrogenase → MTVSIAINGFGRIGRMVFRQAVLMDDVTISAVNASYPAETLAHLIKYDTNHGTFSGDVRAEGNVLVVNGKRIQLVSERDPLKLPWGEMGVDIVIEATGKFNSRDQAALHLDAGAKKVILTAPGKNEDITIVMGVNDDKLDVEKHHIISNASCTTNCLAPVAKVLNDAFGIENGLMTTVHAYTNDQKNLDNPHKDLRRARACAQSIIPTSTGAAKALSLVLPELEGKLHGLALRVPTPNVSLVDLVVDVQQDVTIEDVNRAFTEASEGALSGILDLTMEPLVSIDFNTNPSSAIVDGLTTIVMGDRKVKVLAWYDNEWGYSARVVDLMKKVANSMAVTSK, encoded by the coding sequence ATGACAGTTTCGATTGCAATTAACGGGTTTGGCCGCATCGGCCGTATGGTTTTCAGACAAGCAGTGTTAATGGATGACGTGACAATTTCGGCGGTCAATGCCAGTTATCCGGCAGAAACACTTGCCCATTTGATTAAGTATGACACAAACCATGGTACTTTCTCTGGTGATGTAAGAGCAGAAGGGAATGTGTTAGTTGTAAATGGTAAGCGCATACAATTGGTCAGTGAACGCGATCCGTTGAAACTTCCATGGGGAGAAATGGGCGTCGATATTGTCATTGAAGCGACCGGCAAGTTCAACTCACGTGACCAAGCTGCGCTTCATTTGGATGCAGGGGCGAAAAAAGTCATCTTGACTGCACCTGGTAAAAATGAAGACATCACAATTGTCATGGGTGTTAATGATGACAAATTGGATGTGGAAAAACATCACATCATCTCGAATGCCAGTTGTACAACCAATTGCTTGGCACCTGTCGCTAAAGTGCTGAATGATGCGTTCGGCATTGAAAATGGTTTGATGACAACTGTTCATGCGTACACGAATGACCAAAAAAACCTCGACAACCCGCACAAGGATCTGCGTCGCGCCCGTGCATGTGCACAATCGATTATCCCGACCTCAACGGGGGCTGCCAAAGCCTTATCTTTGGTTTTGCCTGAACTCGAAGGCAAATTACATGGTTTAGCGCTTCGTGTGCCGACACCTAACGTGTCCCTTGTGGACCTCGTGGTTGATGTCCAGCAGGATGTGACGATTGAAGACGTCAATCGTGCATTCACGGAAGCGTCAGAAGGCGCACTTTCGGGCATTCTTGATTTGACGATGGAACCGCTTGTATCGATCGACTTCAACACCAACCCGAGTTCTGCAATCGTCGATGGTTTGACGACCATTGTTATGGGAGACCGTAAAGTGAAAGTGCTTGCATGGTACGACA
- the mutM gene encoding bifunctional DNA-formamidopyrimidine glycosylase/DNA-(apurinic or apyrimidinic site) lyase: MPELPEVEGVVRQIRPVSIGKRIVSVDVSETIRKSKHLGKEAILKRIGADSFQERLTGAQILAVERRSKYIYMTLKSEQEFLLVNHLGMSGAWFFVDSLLSIPEDKFRRHVHVVLTLDDGNLLAFSDIRRFGEMRVLETEADFPPLLLMAPEPFVDEALEWFLQQAESPKFRNKPIKEVIMDGTVISGCGNIYATEALFRMRIHPKRAASRISRKRKVELFQAIATILLESIDAGGSTISDYRNINGESGSMQNRFGMYGKKACSFCGTETKTVKIAGRASVYCPSCQK; encoded by the coding sequence ATGCCGGAACTTCCGGAAGTAGAAGGGGTGGTCCGGCAAATCCGCCCCGTATCGATCGGCAAACGCATCGTCTCTGTTGATGTGTCCGAGACGATCCGAAAATCGAAACACTTGGGAAAAGAAGCAATCTTAAAGCGAATCGGAGCAGATAGCTTTCAAGAACGCTTAACTGGTGCCCAAATACTCGCTGTCGAACGACGAAGCAAATATATTTATATGACCTTGAAAAGTGAGCAGGAATTTTTGCTCGTTAATCATCTGGGCATGTCGGGGGCATGGTTTTTCGTCGATAGCCTGCTGTCCATTCCAGAAGACAAGTTCAGGCGACACGTTCATGTAGTACTGACGCTTGATGACGGCAATTTACTGGCATTCTCAGACATCCGGAGATTTGGGGAAATGCGTGTGCTGGAAACAGAAGCGGATTTCCCTCCCTTATTGTTGATGGCGCCTGAACCTTTTGTCGATGAAGCACTAGAGTGGTTTTTGCAGCAGGCGGAAAGTCCGAAGTTCCGCAACAAGCCAATCAAAGAAGTCATCATGGACGGTACGGTCATCTCAGGATGCGGAAATATCTACGCAACAGAAGCGTTGTTTCGGATGAGAATTCACCCGAAACGCGCAGCGAGTCGGATCAGCCGTAAGCGGAAAGTCGAACTATTCCAAGCAATAGCCACGATTTTACTTGAAAGTATCGATGCAGGCGGCAGCACAATTTCCGATTACCGCAACATCAACGGCGAATCGGGCAGCATGCAGAATCGCTTTGGAATGTATGGCAAAAAAGCGTGCTCATTTTGTGGAACAGAAACAAAAACAGTGAAAATTGCAGGGCGGGCCTCTGTCTATTGCCCGTCTTGCCAGAAATGA